TCCTTCAACTCTTCAGCCAGATGCTCTCCCGGATGGATTGCGCGGATGGCCATGCTGTCTCTCCTAGTGATAGTCCACTATCTCTACGCCCGCGGGTCCAGGGAACCCCTGCGGCCACTCGAAGCAGACCCGCCATTGGTCATTGATGCGGATGCTGTATTGTCCCCGCCGGTCGCCTTTCATGGCCTCAAAATGATTGCCGGGCAGAACCGCGAGGTCGCTAAGCGAATACGCTGCTTCCAACCGGTCAAGCTTCAACCGCGCCGCGCGTTCAAAGCCGGAGAAGGCCCTGACTCGCCTACCCTCCGCAAAGTCCCTGGTACGTTTGTCCCGGTAGCTGACAATCATTCGTAAACTATCCACCTTTATGCGTTACGTCAAGCATAACGTGCGACTCCTCTGAAATGGCTGCGCAAACTCCTTGGCGAGTGGCTCCCATATTCCAGAATCGGCTGGTGTAGCGGATTCTGAAATATGATGAGCCATATTCCCCACACTTTTCTA
The window above is part of the Deltaproteobacteria bacterium genome. Proteins encoded here:
- a CDS encoding type II toxin-antitoxin system RelE/ParE family toxin encodes the protein MIVSYRDKRTRDFAEGRRVRAFSGFERAARLKLDRLEAAYSLSDLAVLPGNHFEAMKGDRRGQYSIRINDQWRVCFEWPQGFPGPAGVEIVDYH